In Desulfatirhabdium butyrativorans DSM 18734, the following proteins share a genomic window:
- the rpsO gene encoding 30S ribosomal protein S15, which produces MVFSSADKKKIIDQYKQHESDTGSPEVQVGLLTHRIGYLTEHLKIHKKDHHSRRGLLMLVGQRRRLLNYVKSKDIQRYRTIIEALGLRR; this is translated from the coding sequence GTGGTGTTTTCATCCGCAGACAAGAAAAAGATCATCGATCAATACAAACAGCATGAGAGCGATACGGGTTCACCCGAGGTTCAGGTCGGGCTGCTCACACACCGTATCGGGTATCTTACCGAACACCTGAAAATTCACAAAAAAGACCACCATTCCCGAAGGGGCCTGTTGATGCTGGTTGGACAGCGCAGAAGACTGCTCAATTATGTCAAGAGCAAGGACATTCAGCGTTACCGAACCATCATCGAGGCGCTTGGATTGCGGCGGTAG
- the dut gene encoding dUTP diphosphatase — protein MHTIRIPIQRLRPRASVDIPLPSFMTPLSAGMDICADIEAELVLMPQEIVAIPTGFAIALPEGYEAQIRPRSGLALKYGVTVVNAPGTIDADYRGEIRIALINLGKDPVTIHRGDRIGQMVVQRVIRVDWDEVGRLDDTVRGPGGFGHTGR, from the coding sequence ATGCACACCATCCGCATTCCCATCCAGCGCCTCAGACCCCGAGCATCCGTTGACATTCCGCTGCCCTCTTTCATGACCCCGTTGTCCGCAGGCATGGACATTTGTGCGGATATTGAAGCGGAACTCGTCCTGATGCCGCAGGAAATCGTTGCAATTCCCACCGGATTTGCGATAGCGCTTCCCGAGGGGTATGAGGCGCAGATCCGTCCCAGAAGCGGGTTGGCTTTGAAGTACGGGGTGACGGTCGTCAATGCGCCCGGCACGATCGATGCCGATTACCGGGGGGAAATCCGTATCGCGTTGATCAACCTGGGCAAAGATCCCGTTACGATCCACCGGGGAGACCGAATCGGCCAGATGGTTGTCCAGCGGGTGATCCGGGTGGATTGGGATGAGGTCGGTCGGCTCGATGATACGGTACGCGGCCCTGGCGGTTTTGGCCACACCGGGCGCTGA
- a CDS encoding MBL fold metallo-hydrolase — translation MKTIRIHRFGPVSGFELGYSPIGKPLMTVYSFRVGDVMIDTAQANMRGALFDLIREDRPPALILLTHHHEDHSGNAAALSERFGVPVMGHALTGVKLSSPFRIRPYQHLIWGKSSPLAVQPIVTEDEPIQSGTHRLLPIHTPGHSKDHTVYLDRENGALFSGDLFLGERIKYFRADENIREQIASLQKVLTFDFDALYCCHHPCETGGRERMARKLAFLVEFYETVQELHREGMPPRDIVKRLDRKADRLVKWVTLGNACFANMVYSALAG, via the coding sequence ATGAAAACCATCCGCATCCATCGTTTCGGGCCGGTCAGCGGTTTTGAGCTCGGCTACAGCCCCATCGGCAAACCGCTCATGACGGTTTATTCCTTCCGGGTCGGTGATGTGATGATCGATACGGCCCAGGCGAACATGCGGGGGGCCCTGTTCGATTTGATCCGCGAAGATCGTCCACCCGCGCTGATCCTGCTGACCCACCACCATGAAGATCACAGCGGCAATGCCGCAGCCCTTTCGGAGCGGTTCGGCGTTCCGGTCATGGGACATGCCCTGACGGGAGTCAAGTTGTCGTCCCCTTTCCGGATACGGCCTTATCAGCATCTGATCTGGGGCAAATCTTCACCTCTTGCCGTTCAGCCGATCGTTACCGAGGATGAGCCCATCCAGAGCGGAACCCATCGCCTCCTGCCCATCCATACGCCCGGACACAGCAAGGACCACACCGTTTACCTCGATCGGGAAAACGGTGCGCTTTTCTCCGGTGATCTTTTCCTCGGGGAGCGGATCAAATATTTCCGGGCGGACGAGAACATCCGCGAGCAGATTGCATCCCTGCAAAAGGTGCTTACTTTTGACTTCGACGCACTGTACTGTTGCCATCATCCCTGCGAGACCGGCGGGCGGGAAAGGATGGCGCGCAAGCTGGCTTTTCTGGTGGAATTTTACGAGACGGTTCAGGAGCTGCACCGGGAGGGAATGCCTCCCCGGGACATCGTGAAGCGGCTCGACCGGAAGGCGGACCGGCTCGTCAAATGGGTGACCTTGGGCAATGCCTGCTTTGCCAATATGGTATACAGCGCGCTGGCAGGTTGA
- a CDS encoding DHH family phosphoesterase, with product MDEIICCLNCATKILVTSHTAPDGDAVGSLLAMGLALDAMGKDVVLYNESQIPAVYRFLPGVNRIVHDTDPSAFDTAVVLDCSDLARIGKIWEAVNQLPIVVNIDHHITNAEFGTCQLVETNACATTEIVYRLISAMKTPISQEIATCIYTGILTDTGSFRFSNTNPEAFEISSRMIALGVNPFHVAQHVYGTYSLGRIKLLNLALDSIEISPNRKISLMSVTQNMLKETGTQLEDADGLINYAKRIQDVRVAVMIQEMPVDDAISKNHRRHYHVSLRSDGTIDVAAIATRFGGGGHANAAGFSVVSTLQELKSNLLHWMSNIEEPFG from the coding sequence ATGGATGAAATCATCTGCTGCCTCAATTGTGCGACCAAAATCCTGGTGACAAGCCATACGGCTCCCGATGGCGATGCCGTCGGTTCCCTTCTCGCAATGGGTCTCGCGCTCGATGCCATGGGAAAAGATGTGGTGTTGTACAATGAAAGTCAGATCCCGGCAGTCTATCGCTTTCTGCCGGGCGTGAACCGCATCGTTCATGATACCGATCCGTCGGCTTTCGATACGGCGGTTGTGCTCGATTGCAGCGATCTGGCCAGAATCGGGAAGATCTGGGAGGCTGTCAATCAACTACCGATTGTCGTCAACATCGATCACCACATCACCAATGCCGAATTCGGGACGTGCCAGCTGGTTGAAACCAATGCCTGCGCCACCACGGAGATCGTCTATCGGCTGATTTCCGCGATGAAGACCCCGATCAGTCAGGAAATCGCCACCTGCATCTACACCGGAATCCTGACCGATACCGGTTCCTTCCGGTTTTCGAATACGAATCCGGAGGCTTTCGAAATTTCCAGCCGGATGATCGCTCTGGGCGTCAATCCCTTCCATGTAGCCCAGCATGTTTACGGCACGTATTCGCTCGGAAGAATCAAACTCCTGAACCTGGCCCTTGATTCGATTGAAATCTCGCCGAACCGAAAGATTTCCCTGATGTCGGTGACGCAAAACATGTTGAAGGAAACCGGCACGCAACTGGAAGATGCCGATGGTCTCATCAACTACGCCAAGCGGATTCAGGATGTGCGGGTTGCCGTGATGATTCAGGAAATGCCGGTGGATGATGCCATTTCGAAGAATCACCGGAGACATTACCATGTCAGCCTTCGTTCAGACGGGACCATCGATGTGGCTGCAATCGCCACCCGTTTTGGCGGCGGCGGCCATGCCAATGCGGCCGGATTCAGTGTCGTCAGTACGCTGCAGGAATTGAAATCGAACCTGCTGCACTGGATGTCGAATATCGAAGAACCGTTCGGGTGA
- the rbfA gene encoding 30S ribosome-binding factor RbfA, translating to MKSYTRAERVGEEILRLVSELLIRDIKDPRLEMVTLTGVKMSSDLRHARIYFVMNRGKPYEKEVQQGFQSAAGFIKKSIARNLELRYMPEIVFSYDPSFDYGSRIDALLNGLVPDNG from the coding sequence ATGAAATCCTATACCCGGGCGGAAAGAGTGGGTGAGGAAATCCTGAGGCTTGTCTCCGAGCTGCTGATCCGGGACATCAAGGATCCCCGGTTGGAAATGGTCACCCTGACCGGTGTCAAGATGTCTTCGGATCTTCGTCATGCACGGATTTATTTTGTCATGAACCGGGGGAAACCCTATGAAAAGGAAGTGCAGCAAGGATTTCAAAGTGCTGCCGGTTTCATCAAGAAATCGATCGCCCGAAATCTCGAGCTGCGTTACATGCCGGAAATCGTCTTCAGTTATGATCCCTCCTTCGATTACGGTTCCCGTATCGATGCCTTGTTGAACGGTCTGGTGCCGGACAATGGATGA
- the truB gene encoding tRNA pseudouridine(55) synthase TruB, whose product MQDGILVIDKPEGISSAAALAIVKRVTRVGKIGHAGTLDPMATGVLVCMIGKATRLSAMLMEGRKRYEARITLGIETDTQDRTGRIVRRQIVPPLDTDRIAGALDRFVGEIDQIPPVFSALKHQGTALYRLARNGKPLQKPARRVRIETIRLLRWAPPDIDIDVVCSSGTYIRSLASDIGNELGCGGVLSALRRTEACGCSLADALALERIRHLGGRCLERLISPLQVLSAIPRVIADNALTKKLCYGKIILASDMGESETAGRVAVVDSQERLLAILEYESGQKRFRYICNWTETDTLST is encoded by the coding sequence ATGCAAGACGGTATTCTCGTGATCGACAAACCGGAAGGCATCAGTTCAGCCGCCGCCCTTGCCATTGTCAAGCGAGTCACTCGCGTTGGCAAGATCGGACATGCCGGGACCCTCGATCCAATGGCCACGGGGGTGCTGGTATGCATGATCGGGAAGGCGACGCGGCTTTCCGCCATGCTGATGGAGGGGCGAAAGCGGTACGAAGCGCGGATCACGCTGGGCATCGAAACCGATACCCAGGATCGGACGGGCCGGATCGTTCGAAGACAGATTGTGCCCCCGTTGGATACGGATCGGATCGCAGGGGCGCTGGATCGGTTTGTCGGGGAAATCGATCAGATTCCTCCCGTGTTTTCCGCATTGAAACATCAGGGGACGGCGCTTTACCGTCTGGCCAGAAATGGGAAGCCCCTTCAGAAACCGGCCAGAAGGGTCCGGATCGAAACGATCCGGTTGCTCCGGTGGGCACCTCCGGATATCGATATCGATGTCGTTTGCTCTTCCGGGACGTATATCCGTTCGCTGGCATCGGACATCGGCAATGAGCTGGGTTGCGGCGGGGTTCTGTCCGCGCTCCGGCGGACGGAGGCATGCGGCTGCAGCCTGGCGGACGCGCTTGCCTTGGAGCGGATCCGGCATCTGGGTGGCCGATGTCTCGAACGCCTGATTTCGCCATTGCAAGTGCTCTCCGCGATTCCGAGAGTGATCGCGGATAATGCTTTGACGAAAAAGCTTTGTTATGGCAAGATTATCCTGGCTTCGGATATGGGTGAATCAGAAACCGCGGGCAGGGTTGCTGTCGTCGATTCTCAGGAGCGTCTTCTGGCCATTCTCGAATATGAAAGCGGGCAGAAACGATTCCGGTATATTTGCAATTGGACTGAAACCGATACCCTATCAACGTAA
- a CDS encoding polyribonucleotide nucleotidyltransferase, translating to MEKRFEALLGEERITISTGKVAKQASGAVMVRYGETMVLVTVVAALEPNVGGDFLPLTVEYQEKIYAAGRIPGNYFRREIGRPSEKEILTSRLIDRPIRPLFPKGFACETQVIATVLSMDQVHDPDILAMIGASAALEISDIPFSGPIAGCRVCRIDGTLVVNPPMNVEHKSDINIIVAGSKTGVVMVEGGGKEVSEADMLEAIFFGHEALKPVIELQEKLREACGKPKRIHEAPQQDAALVELVANTAADRIREAIRIPGKMDRHAALRRVKSALLEELGEAWQARKDEVLRIYDDLKKKLSRELVLKEGRRMDGRAFDEIRPITCEVGILPRPHGSALFTRGETQVLGVLTLGSGQDEQRIETLSGEESRPFMLHYNFPPFSVGEVKRMAGPSRRDIGHGGLSTRAIESILPDKKDFEYTIRLVSEVLESNGSSSMGTVCAGTLALMDGGVPIKAPVAGVAMGLVKEQDQVAILSDILGDEDHTGDMDFKVTGTSAGITALQMDIKIQELDRSILQKALNQAKAGRLHILGKLLEAIDKPRPRISPYAPVITTVKVHPDKIRDIIGPGGKMIRSIQSETNTRVEIDDTGMVKISAVNKEDGEAALKLINGLTMEAEVGKVYEGTVVRITDFGAFVQILPGTDGLVHISQLSTRRVTHVSDVVKEGDKLKVKVIEIQKDGKIRLSHKAVLEEGL from the coding sequence ATGGAAAAGAGATTTGAAGCACTGTTGGGCGAAGAGCGTATCACCATCAGCACCGGAAAAGTGGCCAAACAGGCCTCCGGTGCGGTTATGGTCCGATACGGAGAAACCATGGTACTGGTTACGGTGGTTGCTGCGCTGGAGCCGAATGTGGGTGGCGATTTTTTGCCGCTCACCGTCGAATATCAGGAAAAAATCTATGCAGCGGGAAGAATTCCGGGGAATTATTTCCGCCGCGAGATCGGCAGGCCATCCGAAAAGGAAATCCTGACCTCACGATTGATCGATCGGCCGATCCGGCCGCTGTTTCCCAAGGGATTCGCCTGCGAGACCCAAGTCATTGCCACCGTTCTTTCCATGGATCAGGTTCATGATCCGGATATCCTGGCCATGATCGGGGCTTCGGCTGCCCTGGAAATTTCGGACATTCCCTTCAGCGGCCCCATTGCGGGTTGCCGGGTCTGCCGTATCGATGGAACGCTTGTCGTCAACCCGCCCATGAATGTGGAGCACAAAAGCGACATCAACATCATCGTGGCCGGTTCCAAAACCGGTGTGGTGATGGTGGAAGGCGGCGGCAAGGAGGTTTCCGAAGCCGACATGCTCGAGGCGATTTTCTTCGGTCACGAAGCGCTCAAACCGGTGATCGAACTTCAGGAAAAACTCCGGGAAGCCTGCGGAAAACCCAAGCGCATCCATGAGGCGCCGCAACAGGACGCCGCGCTTGTCGAACTCGTCGCCAACACCGCCGCGGATCGCATCCGGGAAGCCATCCGGATTCCGGGGAAGATGGACCGGCATGCCGCACTTCGCCGCGTGAAGTCTGCATTGCTCGAGGAGCTGGGGGAGGCGTGGCAAGCCCGGAAAGATGAGGTGTTGCGCATTTACGACGATCTGAAAAAGAAGCTCAGCCGGGAGCTCGTGCTCAAGGAAGGCAGGCGCATGGATGGGCGTGCCTTCGATGAAATCCGGCCCATCACCTGTGAAGTGGGTATCCTGCCGAGACCGCATGGCAGCGCGCTCTTCACCCGGGGAGAAACCCAGGTGCTGGGTGTCTTGACACTCGGATCGGGCCAGGATGAGCAGCGCATCGAAACCCTGAGCGGGGAAGAATCCCGGCCGTTCATGCTGCATTACAACTTTCCTCCATTCAGCGTCGGCGAAGTCAAACGGATGGCCGGCCCGAGCAGGCGGGATATCGGACATGGCGGGCTGAGCACACGGGCCATCGAGAGCATATTGCCCGATAAAAAGGATTTCGAATATACGATTCGCCTCGTTTCGGAAGTGCTCGAATCCAATGGCTCCTCTTCCATGGGTACGGTTTGCGCCGGAACGCTGGCGCTGATGGATGGCGGGGTGCCCATCAAGGCGCCGGTGGCGGGTGTGGCCATGGGACTCGTGAAGGAACAGGATCAGGTGGCCATCCTTTCGGACATTCTGGGCGACGAGGATCACACCGGGGATATGGATTTCAAGGTCACCGGAACCAGCGCCGGGATCACCGCCCTGCAGATGGACATCAAGATTCAGGAACTGGATCGGTCCATTCTCCAGAAAGCCCTGAACCAGGCAAAAGCCGGAAGGCTGCATATCCTCGGAAAGCTGCTTGAAGCCATCGACAAGCCCAGACCCCGCATTTCTCCCTACGCGCCGGTCATTACCACGGTCAAGGTGCACCCCGACAAGATCCGGGACATCATCGGCCCCGGCGGCAAGATGATCCGCTCCATTCAGAGCGAGACCAATACCCGCGTCGAAATCGACGACACCGGAATGGTGAAGATTTCGGCGGTCAACAAGGAGGATGGCGAGGCGGCCCTGAAACTGATCAACGGTTTGACGATGGAAGCCGAGGTCGGTAAGGTCTACGAAGGGACAGTTGTGCGCATTACGGATTTCGGTGCCTTCGTCCAGATTCTCCCGGGAACGGACGGGCTGGTTCACATCTCCCAGTTGTCCACCCGCCGCGTCACCCACGTGTCGGATGTCGTGAAAGAAGGAGATAAACTCAAGGTCAAGGTCATCGAAATCCAGAAGGACGGGAAAATTCGGTTGAGCCATAAGGCCGTTCTGGAAGAAGGACTGTAA
- the infB gene encoding translation initiation factor IF-2, with product MAKLRVHELAKKLKVSSKVLMDRLTALSIPFKSSLSALEDEDVERVMEALDQAPKSNKTVVVKKRQVIRKRPTTDEPEEKGDAVSDAEAVATPTPDIGQVPEEKVQQEPEPKAEAVTVLVEEEFSETKDETVIEEDHVQIESPPAIETLAATQPEEDQALPVSAAPDAVDLSIPEPDENLPQEAHEDVPVEPQNVVDGNEADRTIEQSQEDADVMVNPTMSVQSIESEPLPGPEPEPSAELKAEKAGKKKKKNKKDMPAKIIKLPSIQVPVAAEPAEPKGVAGRQEARAAVAMPIREEKVVKPVTATEDAAEAAEKDRKKKKRAKEIEEEIEERKVPKKKAGFKKKEVVESADLYAGGDRQRKSGKKGKQQKTLPQQQKTLITTPKAIKRRIKIDDTIILSDLAKRMGVKGSDLIVKLMGLGVMATVNQAIDYDTAVLVATEFGYEVERAAFEEESLIRSEEIDPSKMTHRPPVVTIMGHVDHGKTSLLDVIRKTHVTEAEAGGITQHIGAYHVTTERGQIVFLDTPGHEAFTAMRSRGAGITDIVVLVVAADDGVMPQTIEAINHARAANVPIIVAVNKIDKPGADPERVQRGLSDVGLAPEQWGGDTIFVKVSAKTKQGIDELLDMILLQAEVLDLKADANRLAYGHVIEAKLDAGRGPVATVLVQQGTLKTGDPVVCGVHYGKLRALLDDRGQHVDVAGPSMPVEVIGLSGVPVAGDEIIALADEKDARNVSAHRLQKQRAKELAKTNRVSLDKLFEKMKEGEVKDLNLILKADVQGSIEALTDALVKLSNEEVNIRVIHAGTGAITESDISLAAVSNAIILGFNIRPSAKIQAMASEEHVDMRFYNIIYNLIKDVKDAIVGMMKSTFEERMLGRAEVREVYNIPKVGAIAGCYVQDGKIQRGKSIRVVRDGIVVYEGKIGSLKRFKDDAKEVLAGYECGVGIENFNDIKQNDILECFYLEELRPEIESEGAR from the coding sequence ATGGCAAAGCTCCGCGTTCACGAACTTGCCAAAAAATTGAAGGTCAGCAGCAAAGTGTTGATGGATCGGTTGACCGCTCTTTCCATACCGTTCAAGTCGTCCCTCAGTGCACTTGAAGACGAGGATGTCGAACGGGTGATGGAGGCCCTGGATCAGGCGCCGAAATCGAACAAGACCGTCGTGGTCAAGAAACGGCAGGTCATTCGGAAAAGGCCCACTACGGATGAGCCTGAAGAAAAGGGTGATGCCGTATCGGATGCCGAAGCAGTCGCTACGCCAACGCCGGATATCGGTCAAGTACCGGAAGAAAAAGTCCAACAAGAGCCCGAGCCGAAGGCGGAAGCCGTAACGGTTTTGGTCGAGGAGGAATTTTCCGAAACGAAAGACGAAACCGTTATCGAAGAAGACCATGTCCAGATTGAAAGCCCTCCCGCAATTGAAACCCTTGCCGCTACCCAGCCTGAGGAAGACCAGGCCCTTCCTGTTTCGGCTGCACCCGATGCAGTCGATTTGTCCATACCGGAACCGGATGAGAACCTGCCGCAAGAAGCGCATGAGGATGTGCCGGTCGAGCCTCAAAACGTGGTTGATGGAAATGAGGCGGATCGAACGATCGAGCAAAGCCAGGAGGATGCCGATGTGATGGTGAATCCCACGATGAGTGTTCAGTCGATCGAAAGCGAGCCGCTGCCTGGACCCGAGCCGGAACCCTCTGCAGAGCTCAAGGCGGAAAAAGCGGGGAAGAAGAAAAAGAAGAACAAAAAGGATATGCCCGCGAAAATCATCAAATTACCTTCGATTCAGGTTCCTGTCGCCGCCGAACCTGCCGAGCCGAAGGGCGTTGCGGGCAGGCAGGAGGCGCGAGCGGCCGTTGCCATGCCAATCCGCGAGGAAAAAGTCGTCAAACCCGTTACGGCGACCGAGGATGCCGCAGAAGCGGCTGAAAAGGATCGAAAAAAGAAGAAACGGGCCAAAGAAATCGAAGAGGAAATCGAAGAGCGCAAGGTTCCCAAGAAAAAGGCGGGCTTCAAGAAGAAGGAAGTGGTGGAGAGCGCCGATCTCTATGCGGGAGGAGACCGGCAGCGCAAATCGGGAAAGAAGGGCAAGCAGCAGAAAACCCTGCCTCAGCAGCAGAAAACCCTGATAACGACGCCAAAAGCCATCAAGCGAAGAATCAAGATCGACGATACCATCATCCTTTCCGATCTGGCCAAACGAATGGGCGTTAAGGGAAGTGATTTGATTGTCAAGTTGATGGGCCTTGGCGTTATGGCGACCGTCAACCAGGCCATCGATTACGATACGGCGGTGCTTGTCGCGACGGAATTCGGCTACGAAGTCGAACGGGCCGCATTTGAAGAAGAATCCCTGATCCGTTCCGAGGAAATCGACCCCTCCAAGATGACCCATCGTCCACCTGTCGTGACCATCATGGGGCATGTCGATCATGGAAAGACATCGCTGCTCGATGTGATCCGAAAGACCCATGTGACGGAAGCAGAAGCGGGAGGCATTACCCAGCATATCGGCGCATACCATGTCACGACCGAAAGGGGACAGATCGTCTTTCTGGATACGCCGGGACATGAAGCGTTTACGGCCATGAGATCGCGCGGTGCGGGGATTACCGATATCGTTGTCCTGGTGGTTGCTGCGGACGATGGTGTCATGCCCCAGACCATCGAAGCCATCAACCATGCAAGGGCAGCCAATGTGCCGATCATCGTTGCGGTCAACAAGATCGACAAACCGGGTGCCGACCCGGAGCGGGTGCAGCGGGGCCTTTCCGATGTCGGGCTTGCTCCGGAGCAATGGGGCGGCGATACGATTTTTGTGAAGGTTTCCGCAAAAACGAAGCAGGGTATCGATGAGTTGCTCGACATGATCCTGCTTCAGGCCGAAGTGCTCGATCTCAAGGCCGATGCGAACCGGCTGGCCTATGGTCATGTGATCGAGGCCAAGCTGGATGCAGGCAGAGGGCCGGTGGCTACGGTGCTGGTGCAGCAGGGGACCCTCAAAACCGGAGATCCGGTTGTCTGCGGCGTCCATTATGGCAAGCTGCGTGCGCTTCTGGACGATCGCGGGCAGCATGTGGACGTTGCCGGCCCGTCCATGCCGGTCGAAGTCATTGGTTTGTCCGGTGTTCCGGTTGCAGGGGACGAGATCATCGCCCTGGCGGATGAAAAGGATGCGAGAAACGTCAGTGCGCACCGGTTGCAGAAACAGCGGGCAAAGGAACTGGCCAAGACCAATCGGGTCAGCCTCGACAAACTGTTCGAAAAAATGAAGGAAGGCGAGGTCAAAGACCTCAACCTGATCCTGAAGGCGGACGTGCAGGGATCCATCGAGGCGCTGACGGATGCGCTGGTCAAGTTGTCGAACGAAGAGGTCAATATCCGCGTCATACACGCCGGAACAGGGGCCATTACGGAATCGGATATTTCCCTTGCCGCCGTTTCCAACGCCATCATCCTGGGCTTCAACATTAGACCGTCCGCAAAGATTCAGGCAATGGCGTCCGAAGAACATGTCGATATGCGCTTTTACAATATCATTTACAACCTGATCAAGGACGTCAAGGATGCCATTGTGGGCATGATGAAATCGACTTTCGAAGAGCGGATGCTCGGAAGGGCGGAAGTTCGGGAGGTCTACAACATTCCCAAGGTGGGCGCGATTGCCGGCTGCTATGTCCAGGACGGGAAGATTCAGCGCGGCAAGTCGATCCGGGTGGTCCGTGACGGGATCGTGGTCTATGAAGGAAAAATCGGCAGCCTCAAACGGTTCAAGGATGACGCCAAGGAAGTGCTTGCCGGATACGAATGCGGGGTTGGCATCGAAAACTTCAATGACATCAAGCAAAACGATATTCTCGAGTGCTTCTATCTGGAAGAGCTGAGACCGGAAATCGAGTCCGAGGGGGCGAGATAG
- a CDS encoding DUF503 domain-containing protein, whose product MVVGYGIIVFRLEGCFSLKEKRSVVKSIVSRIQNQFNISIAEVGANDIHGRAEIGFALVGNDQRVINSKMDKVLNMAEELHLAEVIDTEMEIMVI is encoded by the coding sequence ATGGTAGTGGGTTACGGCATCATCGTGTTCCGGCTCGAAGGGTGTTTCTCTCTCAAGGAGAAACGCTCCGTCGTGAAATCGATCGTATCGAGGATACAGAATCAGTTCAATATCTCCATCGCCGAGGTGGGGGCCAACGACATCCACGGAAGGGCGGAAATCGGGTTTGCATTGGTCGGTAACGATCAGCGGGTCATCAATTCCAAGATGGACAAGGTGCTCAATATGGCCGAGGAGCTCCATCTGGCAGAAGTGATCGACACAGAAATGGAGATCATGGTGATATGA